A stretch of Arctopsyche grandis isolate Sample6627 chromosome 9, ASM5162203v2, whole genome shotgun sequence DNA encodes these proteins:
- the LOC143917108 gene encoding uncharacterized protein LOC143917108: MSSAENEEIEASTSKSHKGRNPTRDVEPIRDRSSSRIHQTRSQIQSIEILAKENKVEVIMTSIELRYSGAVQRLKGKIDKSSELDEGQYQTIKEAYDYVRKLHYEYLDNLTDISKAAKIDEEYDAITITVKNLKAALDCQSFQDSKLKVEQATIKFARDKLPTLTIPTFQGDPSEWKSFQQAFKNIIGNKTEYSNVTKLLYLHQSLLGPALAAVSGLDISSDNYEITWSILDKQYNLPRLNLKTRINSLCDLKLITKESHIELRDLLNKVTVCIKNIESLGYAREILDPWVTCLVLRKLPFSLLKDWETSLVDREMPPYEKLETFLQNRCNVLQSTASVITVKEFPHNRQRIRRTHVANKNPSSKVNACAFCRNNHFIGKCDKFKAKSSLERNEFVKSNNMCFKCLNSSHKITNCKSNYNCLRCKQNHHTLLHQDDTFSSNNTGRKSINAHSTHFSQREIILPTVQVDIITSNGTVVKGRTLLDSGSQVNYVTTSFAKKNNFKLEKISQEIVGIANQESSIRHITKVTIRSSTTNYSTKVLCLVLPEITGEIPTVKLDQQLISIPAGIKLSDPLWNKPTPIDLLLGAEICVHAMKAGTIQLGKGMPILKDTEFGWTIVGPYPEVNNAPGKSHIGLSQLDSHIQNFWMIDQVPMVKHQSLEEKRCEEHFQAHTSRDKNGRFCVALPYKNSPVVLGSSLHIAEKRHKTLERRFLANNNLKMEYNKVLEEYINLGHMSECEPPEAHEVHCYLPHHVVVKESSLTTKYRVVFYASAKTTSNISLNNILMVGPSVQSDLLSLLLNFRLHKYVITADIKQMYRQIQIAEKNKNVQLNHNSLWWDGPSWLKLDESRWPRRPPEITIDLPERRVVTNATLVRENNWIDKYSHLPRLLRVLSYVRRPLRNKQLNVKENNEPSALELNDALNNLIRLSQMESFPLEYRLLSKGHPIPSSSKLAKLSPLFHENLICVGSRLPLGTTLSTSPIILSNKHKLTHMIVRDAHLKYIHLGTQALLSLLRQTYWPLAGHNTVKGVVRSCVICFRNKPLSHNRLMGLLPLERTTANFPFSHVGIDFAGPFPVKSGCNKNSKIIKGYVCVFVCFSSKAVHLELVGDLTSSNFLNCLRRFVARRGRPNTIYSDNATNFVGASRELVNLVKLIYERPHEEKLLRYVASEGIRWKFNPPRAPHMGGLWEAAVKSMKIHLNKVLKATTLNFESFCTVLTQIEACMNSRPLSPLSSDPLDLLPLTPGHFLIGRSLLALPMELRHKWKKDSSNNLSVGQMVLLKEEHMLPTRWVLGRVTKLYPGPDGRVRVVDVFTASGEFRRSSHLVAPLPILPQGPLDRKEDQQEGGETAASIPSTSVA, from the exons atgtcaagtgctgaaaacgaggaaatagaagcttcgacttccaagtcgcataaaggtcgaaatccaactagggacgtagaacctattagagacaggtcaagctctagaatacatcagactcgaagtcagattcaatcgatagaaatattagcgaaggaaaataaagtagaagttataatgacgtcaatagaattaaggtattcaggcgcggtacaaagactaaaaggaaaaatagataaatcctccgaattagatgaaggacagtatcaaaccattaaagaagcatacgattatgtccgaaaactccattacgagtatttagataaccttacagacatatcgaaagcggccaaaatagacgaagagtacgatgcaattacaataacagttaaaaatcttaaagcagcattagattgccaatcctttcaagatagtaaactaaaggtagagcaagcaacaattaaatttgctagagataagttaccgacgttaaccattcccacatttcagggagatccatctgaatggaaatcgtttcaacaagcttttaagaatataataggaaacaaaacggaatattcgaatgtcacgaaattactatatttgcatcaatcattactcggtcccgctttagcagctgtatcagggttagatattagctcagacaattatgaaataacgtggagtattttagacaagcaatacaatttaccaagacttaatcttaaaactaggatcaactcactttgtgacttaaaattaatcacaaaggaatcacatatcgaattgagagatctattaaataaggtaacggtgtgtattaaaaacattgaatcattgggttacgcgagagaaattttagatccatgggtaacatgtttagttctaaggaaattaccatttagtttattaaaggactgggaaacatctctggttgacagagaaatgccaccgtacgagaagttagaaacgtttctgcagaatagatgtaacgtattacaatctactgcatctgtaattacggtgaaagaattccctcataaccgtcaacgaatcaggagaactcatgtcgcgaataaaaacccatcaagtaaggtaaacgcatgtgcattttgtcgaaataatcatttcataggcaaatgtgataaattcaaagcaaaatccagtttggaaagaaatgaattcgttaaatctaataacatgtgttttaaatgtttaaattcatcgcataagataacaaattgcaagtctaactataattgcttaaggtgcaaacaaaaccatcacactttgttgcatcaggacgatacatttagttccaataatacgggaaggaagtcaattaatgctcattctactcatttctctcaaagggagataattttacccacggtacaagtagacattataacgtccaatggaacggtcgttaagggtcgcacattattagattccggctcacaagtcaactatgttaccacatctttcgctaagaagaataacttcaaattagagaaaatctctcaagaaattgtaggtatcgctaatcaagaaagtagcattcgtcacatcaccaaggtgaccataaggtcttcaaccactaattactcaaccaaagtgttgtgtttggtattaccagaaattactggcgaaattccaactgtgaaactggatcaacagttaatttcaataccagcgggaatcaagttatcagatcccctttggaataaaccgacgccaatcgatttattgctcggcgccgagatttgcgttcatgctatgaaagcaggaaccatccagttaggaaaaggtatgcctatcttaaaggataccgaattcggatggacaatagttggtccatatcccgaagtaaataatgctccagggaagagccacataggcttaagtcaattagacagtcacattcaaaacttttggatgatcgaccaggttcctatggtaaaacatcaatctcttgaggagaaaagatgtgaggaacatttccaagcacacacatcacgagataaaaacggtagattttgtgtagctttaccatataaaaattccccggtagtattaggaagttcattgcacattgcggagaaaagacacaaaactttggaaagacgttttttagccaataataatttaaaaatggaatacaataaagttttagaagagtacataaatttaggacatatgtcagagtgtgaacctccggaggcacatgaggttcattgttatttacctcatcacgtcgtggttaaggagtctagccttaccactaaatatcgtgtagttttttatgcgtccgcaaagacaacgtctaatatctcactaaataatattttgatggtgggacctagtgtccaatcagatttgttaagtttactactcaactttcgactccataaatacgtgattactgcggatattaagcagatgtaccgacagattcaaatagcagagaaaaacaaaaatgtacaattaaatcataattcgttatggtgggacggccctagttggttgaaattagacgaatcacgatggcctcgaagacctcctgagatcacaatagatcttccagagagaagggtagtcactaacgctacccttgtgagggaaaataattggatagataaatattctcatcttccaagactccttcgagttttatcatatgttcgtcggccactaaggaataaacaattaaacgttaaagaaaataacgaaccgtccgctttagaattaaatgatgctttaaataatttgattaggttatcgcaaatggaatcatttccattggaatatcgtttgctgagcaagggacatccaattcccagtagcagtaaattagctaaattgtcccctctattccacgagaatttaatttgtgttggaagtagacttcctctgggaacaactctatcaacgtcacccattatcttgtcaaataagcataaacttacacacatgattgtccgagacgcgcacttgaaatatattcacttgggtactcaagccttactgtcgttattgcggcagacctattggccattggccggacataatactgtcaaaggagtggtgcgttcatgtgtcatttgtttcagaaataaaccactgtcacacaatagattaatgggattactcccgcttgaacgtaccactgcgaattttcctttcagtcatgtggggatagacttcgcaggaccttttcctgtgaagagtggttgcaataagaattctaagataattaagggttacgtttgtgtctttgtgtgtttttccagtaaggcagttcacttggaacttgtcggagacttaacgagttcaaatttcttaaattgtttaagaagattcgtagccagacgtggcaggcccaatacgatatattccgacaatgctactaattttgtcggtgcaagtcgtgaactcgttaatttagtaaaattaatttacgaacgtcctcatgaggagaagctactacggtatgtagcctccgaagggattcgttggaagtttaacccgccaagggcgcctcacatgggagggctgtgggaagcagcggttaaatccatgaagattcatttaaacaaggtgttaaaggccaccaccttaaatttcgaatcattttgtacggtattgactcaaatagaagcttgcatgaattcccgtcctcttagtcccttgtcttcggatccactagaccttttacccctcacacctggacatttcttaattggcagatccttactcgctcttccaatggag ttacgacacaaatggaagaaggactcgagcaacaatctgagtgtgggtcaaatggtcctgttaaaggaggaacacatgctgccaacccgatgggtcttgggtcgagtcactaaattgtatcccggaccagatggcagagttcgagtcgtcgacgtctttactgccagcggagagtttcgtcggtccagtcatctagtggcgccattgccgattctaccacaaggaccacttgacaggaaggaagatcagcaagagggaggagaaacagcagcttcaattccgtcaacttcggtagcttag